One window of Mesorhizobium sp. PAMC28654 genomic DNA carries:
- a CDS encoding IS3 family transposase (programmed frameshift) — protein sequence MTKQRQFTDAFKAEAVGLVRTSGRTKRQIAEDLGVGFSTLTRWMGRQLDREMGDPGRPPDADVAAELKRLRRENEILRQERDILKRATGFFRQGGKSVRFALIDQAKKDFPVDRLCATLGVSPSGYFAWGRRPACRRQRDDMIMLAHVRSSFALSNGTYGSPRMTRELQDNGFAIGRRRTARLMRENGLQARQKRRFKRTTDSEHAFPVAPNVIDQDFAATGPNQKWGADISYIWTREGWLYLAVVIDLFARKVVGWAAGNRLHRSLALAALNKAFVMRQPEPGLIHHSDRGSQYCSIDYQAELRAAGVIISMSGKGNCFDNAMVETFFKTLKTELIWRTSFLTRADAQAAIARYIDGFYNPIRRHSALDYISPMQFERNAAE from the exons ATGACGAAACAGAGACAGTTTACGGATGCGTTCAAGGCGGAGGCGGTTGGCCTTGTGCGAACGAGCGGTCGGACGAAGCGGCAGATCGCGGAGGATCTTGGTGTTGGTTTCTCGACGCTGACGCGATGGATGGGTCGGCAGCTGGATCGTGAGATGGGCGATCCTGGGCGTCCGCCTGATGCTGATGTCGCCGCTGAATTGAAACGGCTGCGGCGGGAGAATGAAATCCTTCGGCAGGAGCGGGATATCTTGAAACGGGCGACGG GCTTTTTTCGTCAAGGAGGGAAGTCGGTGAGGTTCGCGCTCATCGACCAGGCGAAGAAGGATTTCCCTGTGGACCGTTTGTGCGCGACGCTGGGTGTCAGCCCGAGCGGCTACTTTGCCTGGGGGCGCCGGCCGGCGTGCCGCCGGCAGCGCGACGACATGATAATGCTGGCGCATGTGCGATCGTCGTTCGCGCTGTCGAACGGAACCTATGGTAGCCCGCGCATGACGCGGGAACTGCAAGACAATGGCTTTGCCATTGGCCGGCGACGAACGGCGCGTCTGATGCGGGAGAATGGCCTCCAGGCAAGACAGAAGCGGCGGTTCAAGCGCACGACGGACAGCGAACACGCCTTTCCGGTTGCCCCCAATGTCATCGACCAGGATTTTGCCGCCACTGGTCCCAACCAGAAATGGGGTGCCGACATCTCCTACATCTGGACGCGGGAGGGCTGGTTGTACCTTGCTGTCGTCATCGATCTGTTTGCCCGCAAGGTCGTTGGCTGGGCTGCTGGCAACCGGCTACACCGCAGCCTGGCTCTGGCAGCGCTCAACAAGGCGTTCGTCATGCGGCAGCCGGAACCCGGCCTCATTCACCACTCCGACCGCGGCAGCCAATATTGTTCTATCGACTACCAAGCCGAATTGCGTGCCGCCGGCGTCATCATCTCAATGTCAGGCAAGGGCAATTGCTTTGATAACGCCATGGTCGAAACATTCTTCAAGACGCTGAAAACTGAACTGATCTGGCGCACCTCTTTCCTTACCCGCGCCGATGCCCAAGCCGCCATTGCCCGATATATCGACGGCTTCTACAATCCCATCCGGCGGCATTCCGCGCTCGACTACATCAGCCCGATGCAGTTCGAGCGAAACGCCGCCGAATGA
- a CDS encoding FadR/GntR family transcriptional regulator produces the protein MTGSSSGLHARLLNEIGQGIVRGKFVPGDQLPNGDDWSASFGASRTGLREVVKVLAGKGMVEMRPRTGTRVRPRKDWNFLDPDVLMWRFGARTTAEEARSLFELRRAIEPMAGALAAERATPEQIAELRGILEEMEQAGDDGERFAVPDLAFHQAILHMSGNELIGSLAALIETALVISFRLSDDSPAGQRHSLKLHQRIVESIEKRNPTATSKALVALLDGAEEDVRLSLAARIGRQK, from the coding sequence ATGACGGGCTCGTCCTCCGGCCTTCACGCCAGACTGCTCAACGAAATCGGTCAGGGCATCGTGCGCGGAAAGTTCGTTCCCGGCGATCAGCTGCCGAACGGCGACGACTGGAGCGCCTCGTTTGGCGCGAGCCGCACCGGCCTGCGCGAAGTCGTCAAGGTCCTGGCGGGCAAAGGCATGGTGGAGATGCGTCCCCGGACGGGAACGCGGGTGCGCCCGCGCAAGGACTGGAATTTCCTCGACCCTGATGTGCTGATGTGGCGTTTCGGCGCGAGGACGACGGCCGAGGAGGCGCGCTCCCTGTTCGAGTTACGCCGCGCGATCGAGCCCATGGCCGGTGCTCTGGCGGCGGAGCGCGCCACACCGGAACAGATCGCCGAATTGAGGGGCATTCTCGAGGAAATGGAACAGGCCGGCGACGATGGCGAACGCTTCGCCGTACCCGATCTCGCCTTTCACCAGGCAATCCTGCATATGTCGGGAAACGAGCTGATCGGCTCGCTCGCTGCCTTGATCGAGACCGCGCTGGTGATCAGCTTCCGGCTTTCGGATGACAGCCCGGCCGGGCAGCGCCATTCGCTCAAGCTGCATCAGCGGATCGTCGAAAGCATCGAGAAGCGCAATCCCACGGCTACCAGCAAAGCACTGGTCGCCCTGCTTGACGGAGCGGAGGAGGATGTGCGGCTTTCCTTGGCGGCAAGGATTGGCAGGCAGAAATAG